Proteins from a genomic interval of Bradyrhizobium sp. CCGB01:
- a CDS encoding GGDEF domain-containing protein, with protein MFRRTATSTRRRSFLHVIKLVSPFVMVVVLQAAIAGFSLEVMSSVRAYVAGEAMWSRSQKNAVYFLNLYLHSGEASQFAQYQTSLAVPIGDEYARWALERDPVDVEAARIGFLQGGNHPDDIPGLIWLFRYFNRVSFLQEAIREWAATDPMLLELSIFGEVIRSELQHGPVEDRDRLRLLSSRLSDLNAQFTVHAKRFSAVLGEGSRAIKVTLTCINIVAAATLILLLIWHTRRLMLQRQAFEDALHAEKERLAWQASHDWLTGLSNRRAFEARLQSELDNSATGSLGLILLDLDQFKNVNDSCGHLAGDRLLCQVSRLLQQDRRPHDLVARLGGDEFGLILPRCAPSNAVDIAERLRRSLELFNFAWDDHYFAVTASIGVACIADGNTTLEDAMRRADAACYRAKEKGRNRVQVDGGRPDVVVVASRTREVVAAQG; from the coding sequence GTGTTTCGCAGAACAGCGACGTCGACGAGGAGACGCAGTTTCCTTCACGTCATCAAGCTCGTCTCGCCATTCGTGATGGTCGTCGTTTTGCAGGCGGCGATCGCGGGATTCAGCCTCGAGGTGATGTCATCGGTCCGCGCCTATGTCGCGGGCGAAGCGATGTGGTCGCGGTCACAGAAGAACGCCGTCTACTTCCTCAATCTCTACCTGCATTCGGGCGAGGCGAGCCAGTTCGCGCAGTACCAGACCTCGCTCGCCGTCCCCATCGGCGACGAATACGCAAGGTGGGCCCTCGAGCGCGATCCGGTCGACGTCGAGGCCGCCCGCATCGGCTTTCTGCAAGGCGGCAACCATCCCGACGACATTCCGGGGTTGATCTGGCTGTTTCGCTATTTCAATCGCGTCAGCTTCCTCCAGGAAGCGATCCGTGAATGGGCGGCCACCGATCCCATGCTGCTGGAGCTCAGCATCTTCGGCGAGGTCATCCGGTCTGAATTGCAGCACGGCCCCGTCGAGGACCGCGACCGCCTGCGGCTCCTGTCGTCGCGGCTCTCGGACCTCAACGCGCAGTTCACGGTGCATGCAAAACGGTTCTCTGCTGTCCTCGGCGAAGGCTCCCGCGCCATCAAGGTGACGCTGACGTGCATCAACATCGTGGCGGCCGCGACGCTGATCCTGCTCCTGATCTGGCACACGCGGCGCTTGATGCTGCAACGGCAGGCGTTCGAGGATGCGCTGCATGCCGAAAAGGAGCGTCTGGCCTGGCAGGCATCGCACGACTGGTTGACCGGCCTGTCCAACCGCCGCGCCTTCGAGGCGCGCCTGCAAAGCGAGCTGGACAATAGCGCAACGGGTTCGCTCGGCCTGATCCTGCTCGACCTCGACCAGTTCAAGAACGTCAACGACAGCTGCGGCCATCTCGCCGGAGACCGCCTGCTCTGCCAGGTCTCGCGCCTACTGCAACAGGACCGGCGGCCGCATGATCTGGTGGCCCGGCTCGGCGGCGACGAGTTCGGCCTGATCCTGCCGCGGTGCGCGCCCTCGAACGCCGTCGATATCGCAGAACGGCTGCGACGGTCGCTCGAGCTGTTCAATTTCGCCTGGGACGATCATTATTTTGCGGTGACCGCCAGCATCGGCGTCGCCTGTATCGCAGACGGCAACACCACGCTCGAGGATGCGATGCGGCGCGCGGATGCCGCCTGCTATCGCGCCAAGGAAAAGGGGCGCAACCGCGTTCAGGTCGACGGCGGCAGACCGGACGTCGTGGTGGTCGCGTCACGGACGCGCGAGGTCGTCGCGGCGCAAGGCTGA
- the pncB gene encoding nicotinate phosphoribosyltransferase, which produces MTVTDIASRTYNHSWRLDPIIRSLLDTDFYKLLMLQMIRESYPGQQVTFSVINRSRHVRLAEIIDEGELRAQLDHARTLRFTKKELIWLAGNTFYGKTHMFSADFIRWLAEFRLPEYELRKVEGQYELHFHGPWTHTTMWEIPALAILNELRSRAAMKGRGRFELDVLYARAKAKLWTKVERLRQLENLRLSDFGTRRRHGFLWQRWCVEAVKEGLGPSFIGTSNVLLAMDNDLEAIGTNAHELPMVAAALAKDDEELRWAPYRILDQWRQTYGGNLLIALPDAFGTKAFLRDAPEWVADWTGFRPDSAPPVQAGEEIVAWWQKKGRNPKDKLLVFSDAMDVGSIEETYHHFTGRVRLSFGWGTNLTNDFVGCAPDGSFNLDPISLVCKVSSVDGRPAVKLSDNPEKATGMPSEIERYLRVFGDAGRVRTPVLV; this is translated from the coding sequence ATGACAGTGACCGACATTGCGAGCCGGACCTACAATCACAGCTGGCGGCTGGATCCCATCATCCGCAGCCTGCTTGATACCGACTTCTACAAGCTATTGATGTTGCAAATGATTCGGGAATCGTACCCGGGTCAGCAGGTGACCTTCTCGGTCATCAACCGCTCGCGCCATGTGCGGCTCGCCGAGATCATCGACGAGGGCGAGCTGCGCGCCCAGCTCGACCATGCCCGCACCCTCCGCTTCACCAAGAAAGAACTGATCTGGCTTGCCGGTAACACCTTCTACGGCAAGACCCACATGTTCTCGGCGGACTTCATCCGCTGGCTGGCCGAATTCCGACTGCCCGAATACGAGCTGCGCAAGGTCGAGGGCCAGTACGAGCTGCATTTCCACGGTCCCTGGACCCACACCACGATGTGGGAAATTCCGGCGCTCGCCATCCTCAACGAGTTGCGATCGCGCGCCGCGATGAAGGGCCGCGGCCGCTTCGAGCTCGACGTGCTCTATGCCCGCGCCAAGGCCAAGCTGTGGACCAAGGTCGAGCGGCTGCGCCAGCTCGAGAATTTGCGGCTCTCCGACTTCGGCACCCGTCGCCGCCACGGTTTCCTCTGGCAGCGCTGGTGCGTCGAGGCGGTGAAGGAAGGCCTGGGCCCGTCCTTCATCGGCACCTCCAACGTGCTGCTGGCGATGGACAATGATCTCGAAGCCATCGGCACCAACGCGCACGAGCTGCCGATGGTGGCGGCTGCGCTCGCCAAGGACGACGAGGAATTGCGCTGGGCGCCGTATCGCATCCTCGACCAGTGGCGCCAGACCTATGGCGGCAACCTCCTGATCGCGCTGCCCGACGCCTTCGGCACCAAGGCCTTCCTGCGCGATGCACCGGAATGGGTCGCCGACTGGACCGGCTTCCGCCCCGACAGCGCCCCCCCGGTCCAGGCCGGCGAGGAGATCGTTGCCTGGTGGCAGAAGAAGGGCCGCAACCCGAAGGACAAGCTGCTCGTGTTTTCCGACGCGATGGATGTCGGCTCGATCGAGGAGACCTATCACCACTTCACCGGCCGCGTCCGGCTCTCGTTCGGCTGGGGCACCAACCTCACCAACGATTTCGTCGGCTGCGCACCGGACGGCTCGTTCAATCTCGATCCGATCTCGCTGGTCTGCAAGGTGTCGTCGGTCGACGGACGCCCGGCCGTCAAGCTCTCCGACAATCCGGAGAAGGCCACCGGCATGCCGTCGGAGATCGAGCGTTATTTGCGCGTGTTCGGCGACGCCGGCCGCGTCCGCACGCCGGTGCTGGTCTAG
- a CDS encoding LysR family transcriptional regulator, with product MNYMKEIDHLALDGHALELFLAVLEEGSVTAAATRLGLTQSAVSHGLNKLRRIAGDPLFAKSGRGIVATAHAQALAAKARALIDEMRSFAGGVTFEPARAQLSLTIAANDFQRDLLLPRFFDHVAAQVKSLNLRVIPSQSPSPAMLRENRCDLLITPLPPSGVDIVQKRLLSDHYVCYFDPRARTAPAGRSTYLAARHVTVVYTDNERLDFDRRLAANGFHRDIAISVPSFSGVPPFLRGSQMLASMPSLLASGVMRGFAQTPIPLASRTRTLAELPMFMVWHQRYQKDPAHRWIRAQLESVAATAGS from the coding sequence ATGAATTATATGAAAGAAATCGATCATTTGGCGCTCGACGGCCACGCCCTCGAACTGTTCCTTGCCGTGCTGGAAGAAGGCTCCGTGACGGCGGCGGCCACGCGACTCGGACTGACGCAATCGGCGGTCAGCCACGGGCTGAACAAGCTGCGGCGGATCGCGGGCGATCCGCTGTTTGCCAAATCCGGCCGCGGCATCGTCGCCACCGCCCATGCCCAGGCCTTGGCTGCGAAGGCGCGGGCGCTGATCGACGAGATGCGCAGCTTTGCCGGCGGCGTCACCTTCGAGCCGGCGCGGGCGCAGCTTTCGCTGACGATCGCAGCCAATGATTTCCAGCGCGATCTGCTGCTGCCGCGGTTCTTCGATCATGTCGCGGCGCAGGTGAAGAGCCTGAACCTGCGCGTGATCCCCTCGCAGTCGCCCTCGCCCGCGATGCTGCGCGAAAACCGCTGCGATCTCCTGATCACGCCGCTGCCGCCCTCCGGCGTCGACATCGTGCAGAAGCGCCTGCTCAGCGACCACTACGTCTGCTACTTCGATCCCAGGGCGCGGACCGCTCCGGCCGGCCGCAGCACCTATCTCGCGGCGCGCCACGTCACGGTGGTCTATACCGACAACGAGCGGCTCGACTTCGACCGCCGGCTGGCGGCGAACGGCTTCCATCGTGACATCGCCATCTCCGTGCCGAGCTTTTCCGGCGTACCGCCCTTCCTGCGCGGCTCGCAGATGCTGGCGAGCATGCCGAGCCTGCTCGCCTCCGGCGTGATGCGCGGTTTCGCGCAAACGCCGATTCCACTGGCGTCGCGGACGCGCACGCTGGCCGAGCTGCCGATGTTCATGGTCTGGCACCAGCGCTACCAGAAAGATCCGGCCCATCGCTGGATCAGGGCACAACTGGAGTCTGTGGCTGCAACCGCCGGGAGCTGA
- the pcaH gene encoding protocatechuate 3,4-dioxygenase subunit beta, translated as MNVQAPALQDPRLNRPEPFTPPLGDGGFFQRDRNIHPPAHAPGYKSSVLRSPRQALLSLENSISEITGPVFGHNDLGPLDNDLIRNYAKDGDPVGERIIVHGRVLDETGRGVPNTLVEFWQANAGGRYRHRKDTYLAPVDPNFGGCGRALSDDTGYYYFRTVKPGPYPWRNYVNSWRPAHIHFSVFGSGFAQRLITQMYFEGDPLIPVCPILTTIPDKDALDRLVAPLDLNASTPLDSLAYRFDIVLRGQRSTYFENRTAGN; from the coding sequence ATGAATGTCCAGGCGCCAGCCTTGCAGGATCCCCGCCTCAATCGCCCCGAGCCGTTCACGCCGCCGCTCGGCGACGGCGGCTTCTTCCAGCGCGACCGCAATATTCATCCGCCGGCGCATGCGCCCGGTTACAAATCCTCGGTGCTGCGTTCACCGCGCCAGGCGCTGCTGTCGCTTGAGAATTCGATCTCGGAGATCACGGGGCCGGTGTTCGGCCACAACGATCTCGGCCCGCTCGACAACGACCTGATCCGCAACTACGCCAAGGACGGCGATCCCGTCGGCGAGCGCATCATCGTCCATGGCCGCGTGCTGGACGAGACCGGCCGCGGCGTGCCGAACACGCTGGTCGAATTCTGGCAGGCCAATGCCGGCGGCCGCTACCGGCACAGGAAGGACACGTATCTGGCGCCGGTCGATCCGAATTTCGGCGGCTGCGGCCGCGCGCTGAGCGACGACACCGGCTACTATTATTTCCGCACCGTGAAGCCGGGCCCCTATCCCTGGCGCAACTACGTCAACAGCTGGCGTCCCGCCCACATCCATTTCTCGGTGTTTGGCTCGGGCTTTGCGCAGCGGCTGATCACGCAGATGTATTTCGAGGGCGATCCCCTGATCCCGGTCTGTCCGATCCTGACGACGATCCCGGACAAGGACGCGCTCGACCGCCTCGTGGCGCCGCTCGACCTCAACGCCTCGACGCCGCTCGACTCGCTCGCCTACCGTTTCGACATCGTGCTGCGCGGCCAGCGCTCCACCTACTTCGAAAATCGCACCGCAGGGAACTGA
- the pcaG gene encoding protocatechuate 3,4-dioxygenase subunit alpha, with the protein MPQPLNYLKETASQTAGPYVHIGLIPAMAGFDIFEKNFSNVLVTPGTKGERITLEGKVLDGSGSPLRDVLLEIWQANAAGRYNHPADRSSGALDEDFRGWGRGGSDFDSGLVTFETIKPGAITDKAGRKCAPHVNVWIVARGINIGLNTRLYFSDEEAANAADPVLNLIEQPARRATLIAKRTERAGKVVYSFTINLQGPEETVFFDV; encoded by the coding sequence ATGCCGCAGCCGCTCAACTATCTCAAGGAAACGGCCTCGCAGACCGCCGGGCCCTACGTCCATATCGGCCTTATCCCGGCCATGGCCGGCTTCGACATCTTCGAGAAGAATTTTTCGAACGTGCTGGTGACGCCGGGCACCAAGGGCGAACGCATCACGCTGGAAGGCAAGGTACTCGACGGTAGCGGCTCGCCGCTGCGCGACGTGCTGCTCGAGATCTGGCAGGCCAATGCGGCCGGCCGCTACAACCATCCGGCAGACCGCTCCTCCGGCGCGCTGGACGAGGATTTCCGCGGCTGGGGGCGCGGGGGTTCGGATTTCGACAGCGGCCTCGTCACCTTCGAGACCATCAAGCCCGGCGCCATCACCGACAAGGCGGGGCGCAAATGCGCGCCGCATGTCAATGTCTGGATCGTTGCGCGCGGCATCAACATCGGCCTCAACACGCGGCTCTATTTCTCCGATGAAGAGGCTGCGAACGCCGCCGACCCGGTGCTCAACCTGATCGAGCAGCCTGCCCGGCGGGCGACGTTGATCGCAAAGCGCACCGAGCGCGCCGGCAAGGTCGTGTACTCCTTCACGATCAATTTGCAGGGGCCGGAAGAGACGGTGTTCTTCGACGTGTGA
- a CDS encoding NYN domain-containing protein has protein sequence MSSIEKIALFIDGSNLYATSKALGFDIDYRRLLGEFQSRGTLLRAFYYTTVVEDQEYSSIRPLIDWLDYNGYTVVTKLTKEFIDATTGRRKLKGRMDVDLAVKAMELAGHVDQIVLFSGDGDFRSLVEAVQRRGVRVTVVSTLSTQPPMVADDLRRQADVFIDLAELKPKVGRDPAGRPGSREMRQLPQFLSRGAIDRGDQVE, from the coding sequence ATGTCTTCGATTGAGAAGATCGCACTCTTTATCGACGGCTCCAATCTCTATGCCACCTCAAAGGCGCTCGGTTTCGACATCGATTACAGGCGTCTGCTCGGCGAATTCCAAAGCCGCGGTACGCTGTTGCGGGCGTTCTACTACACGACCGTCGTCGAGGATCAGGAGTATTCTTCAATCCGCCCCTTGATCGATTGGCTCGACTATAACGGATACACCGTCGTCACCAAGCTCACCAAGGAGTTCATCGACGCCACCACCGGCCGCCGCAAGTTGAAGGGCAGAATGGATGTCGACCTCGCTGTAAAAGCGATGGAACTCGCCGGGCACGTCGATCAGATCGTGTTGTTCTCGGGCGATGGGGATTTTCGTTCGCTGGTGGAAGCCGTGCAACGCCGCGGTGTCCGCGTGACGGTCGTCTCCACACTCTCCACTCAGCCCCCCATGGTCGCCGACGACCTACGCCGACAGGCGGACGTGTTCATTGATTTGGCGGAACTGAAACCAAAAGTGGGGCGCGATCCGGCTGGCCGGCCGGGATCGCGCGAGATGCGTCAGCTACCGCAATTCCTCTCGCGCGGAGCGATCGATCGCGGCGACCAGGTGGAATGA
- a CDS encoding helix-turn-helix domain-containing protein, giving the protein MEGFVFVLYYSNMRSAAPAPAIRVYNLFGESGDLPDVVHCETIASRSVLHDWTLAVHRHARLHQVLLIERGGGEATLDGRAVPLRPMQIVNVPVGHVHGFRFEPDTQGWVLTIAAEILDEALLASEGLRGALSRSAVVRGTPQIRTTMKQIFAEHAARDFGRAHVLRALSAAMIGLVARALTSESGGNGTAESGLFRRFEALLEQHHLERWSVADYADALSITPTHLNRVTRAATGDTASHLILNRLIREARRNLVYTNLPVSTIAYTLGFDDPAYFSRVYAAATGLSPRAFRARLHGDEG; this is encoded by the coding sequence ATGGAGGGTTTCGTCTTTGTCTTGTACTATTCGAACATGAGAAGCGCAGCCCCTGCCCCGGCAATCCGGGTCTACAACCTCTTCGGCGAGTCCGGCGATCTGCCCGACGTCGTGCATTGCGAGACGATCGCGTCGCGCTCGGTGCTGCACGACTGGACTCTGGCCGTGCACCGCCATGCCCGGCTGCACCAGGTGCTGCTGATCGAGCGCGGCGGCGGCGAGGCGACGCTCGACGGGCGCGCGGTGCCGCTCCGGCCGATGCAGATCGTCAACGTGCCGGTCGGTCATGTCCACGGCTTCCGTTTCGAGCCTGATACCCAGGGCTGGGTGCTGACCATCGCCGCGGAAATCCTGGACGAGGCACTGCTTGCCTCGGAAGGACTGCGCGGCGCCCTGTCACGATCGGCCGTGGTGCGCGGCACGCCGCAGATCCGCACCACCATGAAGCAGATCTTCGCCGAGCACGCCGCGCGCGATTTCGGCCGAGCGCATGTGCTGCGTGCATTGTCGGCGGCGATGATCGGGCTGGTGGCTCGCGCGCTCACCAGCGAGAGCGGCGGCAACGGCACGGCGGAAAGCGGCCTCTTCCGCCGCTTCGAGGCGCTGCTGGAACAGCATCATCTGGAACGCTGGAGCGTTGCTGACTATGCCGATGCGCTGTCGATCACGCCGACCCATCTCAACCGGGTGACGCGGGCGGCGACCGGCGACACCGCCTCGCACCTGATCCTCAACCGGCTGATCCGCGAGGCGCGGCGCAATCTCGTCTACACCAATCTGCCGGTCTCGACGATCGCCTACACGCTCGGTTTCGACGACCCCGCCTATTTCAGCCGCGTCTACGCCGCAGCCACGGGACTGTCGCCGCGCGCCTTTCGCGCGCGGCTCCATGGCGACGAAGGCTGA
- the pobA gene encoding 4-hydroxybenzoate 3-monooxygenase, with the protein MKVQVCIIGGGPSGLLLSQLLHLKGIDTVVLEKYSRDHVLARIRAGVLEHGFARLMREAQCGERMDREGEIHNGFEIAHDGVLSHIDLHKHSGGNSVLVYGQTELTRDLYEARDRLGGKVVHNAEDVTPHDLTSDRPYVTYRSNDEIVRIDCDYVVGADGFHGVSRKAIPKDVLREYEKVYPFGWLGVLSRTKPVSPELIYVKHARGFALCSLRSQVLSRYYVQVPLTDKVEDWSDDAFWAELKRRLPDEVAGRLITGPSIEKSIAPLRSFVAEPMSYGRLFLAGDAAHIVPPTGARGLNSAGSDIYYLYHAMLAHYQHGDDSGLAGYSAKALARIWKAQRFSWWMTMLLHRFPDRLDYEDRLQQTELEYLLSSETAQRLLAENYVGLPF; encoded by the coding sequence ATGAAAGTTCAGGTCTGCATCATCGGCGGTGGGCCGTCCGGGCTGCTGTTGTCCCAGCTCCTGCACCTGAAGGGCATCGACACGGTCGTGCTGGAGAAATACAGCCGCGACCACGTGCTGGCCCGCATCCGTGCCGGCGTGCTCGAGCACGGCTTCGCCAGGCTGATGCGCGAGGCGCAGTGCGGCGAGCGGATGGACCGCGAGGGCGAGATCCACAACGGCTTCGAGATCGCGCATGACGGCGTCCTCTCCCATATCGACCTGCACAAGCATTCCGGCGGCAATTCGGTGCTGGTCTACGGCCAGACCGAGCTGACGCGGGACCTCTACGAGGCGCGCGACCGGCTCGGCGGCAAGGTCGTGCACAATGCCGAGGACGTGACCCCGCACGATCTGACGTCGGACCGGCCCTACGTGACCTATCGGTCGAACGACGAAATCGTCCGCATCGATTGCGATTACGTCGTTGGTGCCGACGGCTTTCACGGCGTCAGCCGCAAGGCGATCCCGAAGGACGTGCTACGCGAATACGAGAAGGTGTATCCGTTCGGCTGGCTCGGCGTGCTGTCCCGAACGAAACCGGTGTCGCCGGAGCTGATCTATGTGAAGCACGCGCGCGGCTTTGCGCTCTGTTCCCTGCGCTCGCAAGTGCTGAGCCGCTACTATGTCCAGGTGCCATTGACCGACAAGGTGGAGGACTGGAGCGACGATGCGTTCTGGGCCGAGCTGAAGCGCCGCCTGCCGGACGAGGTCGCCGGCCGCCTGATCACGGGTCCATCGATCGAGAAGAGCATCGCGCCCCTGCGCAGTTTCGTCGCCGAGCCGATGAGCTACGGCCGCCTGTTCCTCGCCGGCGATGCCGCCCACATCGTGCCGCCGACCGGCGCGCGCGGGCTCAACAGCGCAGGCTCCGACATCTACTACCTCTACCACGCCATGCTCGCGCATTATCAGCACGGCGACGATTCCGGCCTTGCGGGCTATTCCGCCAAGGCGCTTGCGCGGATCTGGAAAGCACAGCGTTTTTCGTGGTGGATGACGATGCTGCTGCATCGCTTTCCCGACCGGCTCGACTACGAGGACCGGCTTCAGCAGACGGAGCTCGAATACCTGCTTTCGTCCGAGACGGCACAGCGGCTGCTGGCGGAGAATTATGTGGGACTGCCGTTTTAG
- a CDS encoding SDR family oxidoreductase, protein MTNTALVVGASGIVGNNLARHLSNRGWQVLGLARRPPSDLEGVRAIAADLQDPASLRDILASLRPTHVFLATWLRQPTEAENIRVNAAMVRNVLRALSGASTLSHVALVTGLKHYLGPFESYGKGRLPATPFREEQPRLDVENFYYAQEDELFDAARRGGFSWSIHRPHTIIGYAIGNAMNMGTTLAVYATICRETGRSFLFPGSATQWTGLTDMTDARLLARHLEWAAMTTTARNQAFNVVNGDVFRWSWMWARLADWFGLQPAPLPDEISPLQRQLADSSRIWADIARKYDLVESDLSVLSSAWHTDADLGRPIEVVTDMSKSRKLGFLEYQATDDSFFDLFSRLRAANVIP, encoded by the coding sequence ATGACGAACACAGCGCTTGTGGTCGGTGCGAGCGGTATTGTCGGCAACAATCTCGCCCGCCATCTTAGCAATCGCGGCTGGCAGGTGCTTGGGCTCGCAAGGCGCCCACCAAGCGACCTTGAGGGTGTTCGTGCCATCGCGGCCGATCTGCAGGATCCAGCCTCGCTTCGCGACATCCTGGCGAGCCTTCGTCCCACCCACGTGTTTCTCGCCACATGGCTGCGTCAGCCGACCGAGGCAGAAAATATCCGCGTTAACGCTGCGATGGTGCGCAACGTGCTGCGGGCACTCTCCGGCGCAAGTACGCTCTCTCATGTCGCGCTGGTCACAGGGCTAAAGCATTACCTGGGACCGTTCGAGTCCTACGGTAAGGGCAGGCTGCCCGCGACGCCATTCCGCGAGGAGCAACCGCGGCTGGATGTCGAGAACTTCTACTACGCGCAGGAGGATGAACTATTCGATGCAGCCAGGCGCGGTGGTTTCAGCTGGAGCATTCACCGCCCGCACACGATCATCGGCTATGCGATCGGAAACGCCATGAACATGGGAACGACGCTTGCCGTCTACGCGACGATCTGTCGAGAAACGGGGCGGTCCTTTCTCTTTCCCGGCTCGGCGACGCAATGGACTGGCTTGACGGATATGACGGATGCCAGATTGCTGGCGCGGCACCTGGAATGGGCCGCGATGACGACGACGGCGCGAAACCAGGCGTTCAACGTCGTCAATGGCGATGTCTTCCGATGGAGCTGGATGTGGGCGCGACTGGCCGACTGGTTCGGGTTGCAGCCCGCCCCCCTTCCAGACGAAATTTCGCCGCTTCAGCGGCAGCTTGCCGATTCAAGCCGGATATGGGCTGATATTGCGCGCAAGTATGATCTCGTCGAAAGCGACCTCTCCGTCCTTTCGTCGGCATGGCATACCGATGCCGACTTGGGCCGACCTATCGAAGTCGTCACCGATATGAGCAAGAGCCGCAAGCTCGGTTTCCTCGAATATCAGGCGACGGACGATAGTTTTTTCGATCTCTTCAGCAGGTTGCGCGCCGCGAACGTGATTCCTTGA